The Aerosakkonema funiforme FACHB-1375 genome contains the following window.
TTCATGGATCGCTTGCGCCCAACCTTCTCCCTGTGCTACTTCTAGACTCAACCCCGTGATGTCGCTCCAGCGATCGTTCACGTACAAACAATTACCTTGCGGATCGGTGCGGAATATGCCCACAGGTAAAGCTTTTAGCAGGCTCAAAAATCGCTCTTCAGTTTCCCGGAGTACCTGTTCGACTTGTTGGCGATCGGTGATATCTCTAGCTATGGCAAGGATATAGCGATCTCCACCCCACTCAACCTTACTCAATCGCACCTCAACTGGGAAAGTTGCGCCGTCTTTGCGTCGGTAAATCCCATTCACGGTATGAGTTTCACCCAGAACTATTTGCTGCCAGGTTTTTTTCATTTCCTCCAGCTGGATACTCACCTCAAAGTCGGATACTGACAAGTTAAATAACTCAGCGCGAGTGTATCCCAAACTATCGCAAGCTTGCTGGTTAACATCAATGATTTTCCCTTCTCCATCCTGTACAAAAAAAGCATCTCCAGCTTGGTCAACAATAGAGCGAAAGCGTTTCTCACTCTGTCGCAATGCTTCTTCGACTCGTCGGCGTTCCTTAATCTCTTCTTTTAATAGTGAGATCGTATGGTTTAATTGAGCCGTTCTCTCTTTTACTTTGATTTCCAATACTTCGTTTGCGGATTTCAGCGCTGCTTCCGAGAGCTTGCGATCGGTAATATCGATTGCAGAGCCGATATAACCGGCAAAGCTGCCGTCTGGGTAGTACCTTGGTACGCCTGTATTCAAAATCCAGCGGTACTTTCCATCTGCACGCCGCAGTCGATATTCGATCTCGAATTTTTGACGGGTATCAAAAGCCTTAACATAGGTATCCAAACACTGCTGGCGATCTTTCGGATAAACCCCTTCCCACCAACCGTAACCCTGCTCCTGTTCTAGATGGCGTCCGGTAAATTCCAACCAGACTTGGTTAAAATAATTACAAAGCTTGTCTGCCCCAGACGTCCAAATCATTACAGGAGCTGTATCAGCCATCAGGCGAAATCGGTTTTCGCTCTCGTCTAGCAATGCCAACAGTCTCTGGCACTCCTTCTTGCTATTTTCCTGTTCTTGGGTAGCCATTATTTATTACTTAGCTATTAATCTTTGGCAGATAAAGACAGGCTTGTCCATTAGCGAAAAAAATCTTTTCTCTAGTAATATATCTATCTTCAACAGTTCTTATGTGATTTCTGTCACAGATGAAGCCTATTAATTATAAGGATATCTTTAAATTTCGATTATTACGTTAGTTTCCCAGGCGAGCCCACCCATGACCAGCAAGGCCCTGTAATTTTTTGTTTAACGTAAAAAATAATCTTACTTGTTACTCACTTGTAATTAGCCGATAATTCAATCTTGCCGACTTAAAATATCATTCTAAACATGAATTTCCAAAATAATCGCAAAGATCTTCAAGTGAATTTGCAGTTAAATTAAAGCTCTAGAAAACAGCGTAACTTTGAACTAAAATTATATGTTTATGACTAATACCCCATTATCCGTATCCAAAAACACCACCGATGGAGCGACGGCAACCGAGTCGTCCCTTAGCTGGGCTAGCTTGCTGCAACAGCTGCTCGATCGACAATCCCTATCTTTTGAACAAGCATCCCATTTAATGCAAGGATGGCTGAACGAGGCGATCGAACCTGTCTTATCCGGAGCGATTTTAGCCGCCATTCAAGCTAAAGGCGTTTCCACTGAAGAATTAGCTGGCATGGCCCAGGTACTGCAAACTCAGTCGCTCGCGGGGGAAGGTTCCCAATCCCTAATTCCCATCATCGATACCTGCGGTACAGGCGGAGATGGTGCATCAACATTTAATATTTCCACTGCTGTGGCGTTTGTGGCAGCAGCAGCCGGAGTGCGGGTTGCCAAACACGGTAATCGTTCGGCTTCTAGCCGAGTGGGTTCTGCTGATGTGTTGGAAGCCTTGGGCGTCAACTTGAATGCTACAAGCGATCGAGTACAGGCGGCATTATCCGAAGTCGGCATTACCTTTTTATTTGCACCCGGTTGGCACCCAGCCCTCAAAGTAGTTGCCCCCCTGCGACGAACCTTAAAAGTGCGAACGAT
Protein-coding sequences here:
- the trpD gene encoding anthranilate phosphoribosyltransferase encodes the protein MTNTPLSVSKNTTDGATATESSLSWASLLQQLLDRQSLSFEQASHLMQGWLNEAIEPVLSGAILAAIQAKGVSTEELAGMAQVLQTQSLAGEGSQSLIPIIDTCGTGGDGASTFNISTAVAFVAAAAGVRVAKHGNRSASSRVGSADVLEALGVNLNATSDRVQAALSEVGITFLFAPGWHPALKVVAPLRRTLKVRTIFNLLGPLVNPLRPTGQVIGVCEPNLLATIAHALLSLGTQKAIVVHGREKLDEAGLGDLTDLAVLSEGEVQISSLNPEELGLTPAPIGELRGGDVRENAEILRSVLQGKGTQAQHEVVALNAALALQVGDSIPMGDHTKGISVAKDILLSGAAWSKLEQLVQFLN